Below is a genomic region from Ketogulonicigenium vulgare WSH-001.
TCCTGACCGATGACGAAAGCCGCGAGAACGAGGGCGATCTGATCCTGCCCGCGCAATTCGCCACACCCGAGGCGATCAACTTTATGGCGATGCACGGGCGCGGGTTGATCTGCCTTGCGCTGACTGGCGCGCAGGTTGACCGGCTTGGCCTGCCGCCAATGGTGGGGGTGAACCGGGCGAACCGTTCGACCGCTTTCACCGTGTCGGTCGAGGCGCGCGTGGGCATCACCACCGGCATTTCCGCCGCTGACCGTGCCACGACGATGCGGCTTGCGGCCGCGCCGGACGTGCGGGCGGGGGATATCGTCTCGCCCGGCCATGTCTTTCCGCTGCGCGCCGCAGCGGGCGGCGTGCTGGCGCGCGATGGCCATACCGAGGGCGGCACCGATTTGATGCGTCTTGCCGGTCTGCACGACGGCGCCGTGATTTGCGAGATCATGCGCGATGACGGCCAGATGGCGCGCGCCGATGATTTGCAGGCCTTCGCGGCGCGGCACGACCTGCCGATCATCAGCATCCACGATATCGCCGAACATCGTCTGCGCCATGAAAATCTGCTGGATCAGGTGGCGCAGACCGTGCTGCCGACGGTTCATGGCAGGTTCCAGACGCATGCCTTCCGCAGCCAATTGGATGGGCAAGAGCATCTGGCACTGGTCAACGGCGGCGATGACATCCCGCTGGTGCGGCTGCATTCGGAATGCCTGACGGGCGATGTGCTGGGATCTTTGCGCTGCGATTGCGGACCGCAGTTGCAGACGGCACTGCAATTGATCGGCGATCAGGGTGGTCTGCTGCTGTACCTGCGCGGTCACGAAGGGCGCGGCATCGGTCTTGCCGAAAAGATGCGGGCCTATGCGCTGCAAGACGCGGGGCTAGACACGATTGCCGCGAACGAGGCGCTGGGCCATCCCGCCGACGCCCGCGCCTATTGGCCCGCCGCGCATATGCTGCGCGCATTGGGGCGATCGCGTATCCGGCTGCTGACGAATAACCCCGAGAAAGCCGCCGCGCTGGTGCGTTACGGCATCGACGTGGTCGAGGTTGTCCCGCTGCGCATCGCGCCGAACCCCTTCAACCAAACCTATCTGGACACCAAGCGCACGCGCCTTGGCCATACACTATAATCAAAGGAAAAATCATGACCGCAACCAACCTGCGCCTTGCCATCGTCACCAGCACCTTCAGCCCCGAGATCACCGGCGGCCTGCGTAAAGGGGCCGAGGATTATCTGGCCGAGGCAGGCGCGCCGAACGCCGCCCATTTCAGCGCGCCCGGCGCGTTTGAAATCCCGCTGATCGCGCAAAAACTGGCGCAATCGGGCCGCTATGACGGGGTCATCTGCCTGGGCTGCGTGATCAAGGGCGACACCGCGCATTTCGAATATATCAGCGGCGCGGCAAGTCTGGGGCTGATGAATGCGTCGCTTGCGACCGGCATACCGCTAACCTTCGGGATCATCACGACCTATAGCGAGGAACAGGCCATCGCCCGCAGCCGCGATGATGCGCATAACAAGGGGCGCGAGGCCGCTGCCGCCTGTATCGCTGCGCTGGCGACTTTGGCGCAGGTCTGATGGATTTGGCTGGGGCGTTTGATCGCCCCAGCCGCTGCCTGTTTAGGCGGCAATCGTCGCGATGAGGCCGCGGGCCTGTTCAATCGCGGTGTCGCGGGCCTCGGGGCCCATCGCTACGCCTTCGGCGCGAATGACGCTGACATCGGTGATGCCGAAAAAGCCAAAGACCGAACGCAGATAGGCCTCTTGATGGTCCAGCGCCGCGCCAGCGGTGCCTTCGCTATAAAAACCACCGCGCGACGAGGCGACGATGATCTTTTTCGCGCCGGCCAGCCCCTCAGAGCCGTTTTCGGTATAGCGGAAGGTCACGCCCGCGACGGCAAGGCGGTCGATCCAGGCTTTCAGCTGGCTGGGAATGGTAAAGTTATACATCGGCGCGCCAATGATCGCGAGATCGGCGGCCATAAACTCTTGCAGCGCGGCTTGGCCAGCGGCCAGGTCATCTGCCGCAGCAGTGCCGCCCAGATGTGCGCCGGTCAGGTGATCCAACGGTGCGGCGGCGAGGTCGCGATGCACAACGCTTGCATCAGGGTTTTGTGCGATTTGCGCCGCAAGGATTTCGGCGGTCAGCAGGCGGCTGACCGAGGCATCGCCGGTAATTCCGGCGTCAATGTGAAGAATGTTCATTTCAGGATCCGTTTAAGCGATCCCGTGAATTACCCTACTGAGTGGTAGATGTAACTGGGACATATTGCCGTCCCGCCTTTCTCTATGCCAGCGCGCAGGCAAGGCGATCCAAATCCGCCGCATCATTGAAAATCTGCGCTGATAGCCGCAGACGGCCCAGATCGTACCAGATGCGAATGCGCTGCGTTTCAAGATGCGCGCCAAGCGCTGCGATATCGCCGCCGCCGATGACGCAGATGTTCTGCGAGGCGCGCCCCCCATCGCGCGGCACGATCGGATAGCCTGCGCCGGTGACCAGCGCGCCAATCTGATCCGCCACCGCCAGCAGATAATCCCCGCGCGCGGCCATATCGCCCAAACCCTCCTGCCAGCCAAGGCTGCCGTGCAGGATCGCCACATCCAGATGGGGCACATTGCCATATTCCCAGCGCTTGGGGCCAGTCTCGCCCATCGCATGCCAGCCCGCGCCCTTTGGCATCAGCGCGCGACCGTTGGGCGTGCCGGTGCAAAGCACGCCCATGAAACTCGCCATGACGAATTTATAGCAGCTCGACACGGTAATATCCGCCGCTGTCCCATCGACAGATTGCGCGCATAGCGCGTGGGTTGCGTCGTTCAGCACGATAATCCCGCGCGGCGACAGGGCGGCGTGGATGCGCGCGATATCCATGGCTTGACCGGTGCGGGGGTTGATCTGGCTGACATAGACCAGCCGCGTGCGGGCGTCGCAGGCGGCGATCAGGTCGGCCTCGTCGCAAATCCAACCTGCCGCCTCGACCTGTCGCAGGCTGACGCCAAGGGGCGCAAGCTGCTGCAGCGCGGCGCGCCCACTGGCGTAATCCAGCGCCGGCATGACCGCATTATCGCCCGCGCGCCAGTCAATCGCCTGAATGACGCGCGAAATCGCATCCGAGGCGCTGCCGAGGAAGGCGATATCATCCGCGCTGACGCCCAAGATCCGCGCAGTCCGCTGCCGCGTCTCATTCACCAGCGCCTGATGCGCGTTGTAACCGGCCTGACCGGCCCCCTTGCGTCGCGCAAAATCGTTGATGGCCGTCATAGCGGCGGCGGGCAGGGGCGTCTGACCGCCCGCCGCAAAATGGGCGACATCATCCTCGAGCGCGGGGAAATGGGATTTTGCGATGGGAAACATCTGGCGCCTCTGGCTGGGATGGCTCCAACCTAACGGCCGTCGAGCCGCCCGCAATGAAAAATCCCCCGCAGGCGCGAACCTGCGGAGGATCTGATTTTTCACCGTCTTTTTTGTCGTCGCTTACTGCTGCGGCAGAGCAAAGACATAGATCGCGCTGCCGATGGCGGTCGAGTCGATCCGCTCGGTCAGGGCGCGGTTGTGGTTGCTGCCATAGCTGGTGCCGCCGCCGCCGATGGCGACATATTGCACGCCGTCGATCTCATAGGAAATCGCTTGACCCGAGGCGACAGTCGCCAGACGGGTCTGCCACAGCGTCTCGCCGGTCTCTTGGCTGAGGGCGCGGAAGTAACGGTCGGTGCCGCCGTTGAACAGCACGCCGCCGCCGGTGGACAGGACAGGCGCGTAGTTCGAGGCGTAGCGTTCAGCCGACCACAGCGTGCGGCCGGTGCTGATGTCGATGGCGTCGATACGGCCCATGTTTTCCGAACCGGGCGACAGTTTATAGTCGAGGCTGACGTTATACACATCGAGCGAGCTGAACTCTTGGTCGACAGCCGTCATACCGCTACAGGCGTTGTTCAGCGGGATGAAATAGATGCCAGTATCGGGGTTCAGCGCAGCCGACGGCCAGTCGCGGCCACCCAGGAAGGTCGGGCAGATTTCATAGGCCACTTCCAGCTCGGTCACGACCAGATCTTCGTTCACATGCACCAGACCATCGGGATCGACGCTTTCGATCAGGTTCTGATAGCTGGTGTCGCGCGCCCACAGGAATTCGCCGGTTTCGGCGTCGAACTGCCACATGGTGCCGTTCTTGCACGGAACGCCGGTCACAACGCGACGCTCGCCCGTGGCGGCATCGGGGTTGATGGCGTGCAGGCCTTCCATCTCAGCCGAGGGCTGGACGTCGACGTTGACGACCATCATCTCGAACGTACACTCTTGGTCCCAGTTGTCGCGGGGCAGAGTTTGGTGACGCCAGACGATCTCGCCGGTCTCGGGGCGGACAGCAAAGCGGGTGTTGGTGCCATACATCGAGCCGCCAACGGTGCCGCGCTGAATCTCGGCCGCAGGGCCAACTGCTGAGGTGCCGTAGTGGACAAGGCCGCCAACGGGGTCATAGGTGATCTGGCCCCAAACGCCGGTCATCCAGCGGGCCTCGTAATCATTGCCCCAGGTCTCATCACCCTCTTCGCCGGCGCGCGGGATAAAGGTGTTGCGCCACAGCTCTTCACCGGTGGCCGAGTCGTGGCCCGAAACGAAACAGCCGAACGGCGAATACTGACAGGTCGAGCCCGCAACGATGACGCCATTGGCGACAATCGGGCCGGACGAGTTCGAGACCATATCCGTGCCTTGACCGCGATCGACGTCGAATACGACTTGGCCGGTCGAGGTGTCCAGCGCGACCAAGTGGTTGTCCCACGAGACGAAATAGACGTTGGTGCCATAGAGGGCCATGCCGCGGGTCGGCTCACCAAAGCTGTTCAGCGTGGCGATGTTCGGCAGTTGGCGGCGGTGTTCCCAGATCAGATCGCCGGTCGCGGCGTCGATGGCCTGGATCACGTCACCGGGGTTTGCCAGATACATGACGCCGTCATGGACAAGTGGGGTCACTTGGATCTTGCCCGCTTCCATACCGCGCGCCCAGACCAGTTGCAGTTGGCCGACGTTGTCTGCGGTAATCTGCGTCAGGGGCGAGTGGCGGTAGTTCTCTTGGTTCTGACCGTAGTTGATCCATTCACCAGCGGGCGGGTTCGCCAGCATTTCATCGGTGATGGCGGTTTGGGCAAGGGCGGGAATGGTGCCAAGCACAAGCAGGGCGGCGCTGCTTTGCAGCAGGGTCGTCAGTTTCATCTCTGTCCTCCAACGCATAAACGCATCCCTCTCCTCCGAGAAGATACGCATGAGACAAAAGCACGCTGGGGCAAATTGTCGCGATTCGCAAGTTTTAAGTGCCTAAAATGATTGCATGACTTGCATGGCGATTGATCCTGATCCCGCATAGGCCCTAGCCGCCAGATGATATTGTCATCCTGCGTCCAGATGCCTTTAATCCTAACGGCAAACGGCACAGAGAGGGGAGTTGCACCATGATCACCCGTGAACTTGGCCAAGGGCTGCGCGTATCGGCGCTGTCGCTGGGCGCGATGGGCTATGGCAAGGCGCGCGCGTTGCCCGACCGCGCGCAGATGATTGATCTGATCCGCGCCGCGCATGAACGCGGCATGAATTTCTTTGACACAGCCGAGGTTTATGGCCCGTGGACCAATGAGGAAATGGTGGGCGAGGCGATTGCCCCGATCCGCGATCAGGTCATTTTAGCGACGAAATTCGGCTGGGATATCGACCAGGCCACAGGCGTGCATCGCGGCGGTGTCAATAGCCGCCCCAGCCAGATTCGCAGCGCGCTTGAGGGCAGTTTGCGGCGGCTGCGCACCGATTACATCGACCTCTATTATCAGCACCGCGTCGATCCTGATGTCCCGATCGAGGATGTCGCGGGCACCGTCAAAGACATGATCGCCGAGGGTAAGGTGCGCTATTTTGGCATGTCCGAGGCGGGCGCAGCCTCGATCCGGCGCGCGCATGCCGTGCAGCCGGTGACGGCGCTGCAAAGCAAATATTCGCTGTGGACGCGCGAGCCAGAGGCCGAGATTATCCCCCTGCTGCAAGAGCTTGGCATCGGTTTCGTGCCCTTTAGCCCGCTGGGTCGCGGCTTCCTGACCGGCAAGATCACGGCTGAAACCACCTTTGATGCGGGCGATCTGCGCGCCGACATCCCGCGTTTTGCGGATAAGGCGCGGGCGGCAAATCAGGCGCTGGTGGATCTGATCACCCGTATCGGGATGCGCCATGGTGCGACACCCGCGCAGGTGGCGCTGGCGTGGCTGCTGGCGCAAAAGCCGTGGATCGTGCCGCTGTTTGGCACCCGCAGCCTGTCGCGGTTCGAGGAGAATATCGGCGCGCTGGATGTGACCCTGACGCCCGCCGATCTGGCCGAGATCGAGGCCGCGAATATCACCATTCAAGGCGCGCGCTAT
It encodes:
- the ribB gene encoding 3,4-dihydroxy-2-butanone-4-phosphate synthase, producing MSLHDAITALQAGRMIILTDDESRENEGDLILPAQFATPEAINFMAMHGRGLICLALTGAQVDRLGLPPMVGVNRANRSTAFTVSVEARVGITTGISAADRATTMRLAAAPDVRAGDIVSPGHVFPLRAAAGGVLARDGHTEGGTDLMRLAGLHDGAVICEIMRDDGQMARADDLQAFAARHDLPIISIHDIAEHRLRHENLLDQVAQTVLPTVHGRFQTHAFRSQLDGQEHLALVNGGDDIPLVRLHSECLTGDVLGSLRCDCGPQLQTALQLIGDQGGLLLYLRGHEGRGIGLAEKMRAYALQDAGLDTIAANEALGHPADARAYWPAAHMLRALGRSRIRLLTNNPEKAAALVRYGIDVVEVVPLRIAPNPFNQTYLDTKRTRLGHTL
- the ribH gene encoding 6,7-dimethyl-8-ribityllumazine synthase, whose amino-acid sequence is MTATNLRLAIVTSTFSPEITGGLRKGAEDYLAEAGAPNAAHFSAPGAFEIPLIAQKLAQSGRYDGVICLGCVIKGDTAHFEYISGAASLGLMNASLATGIPLTFGIITTYSEEQAIARSRDDAHNKGREAAAACIAALATLAQV
- a CDS encoding FMN-dependent NADH-azoreductase, which encodes MNILHIDAGITGDASVSRLLTAEILAAQIAQNPDASVVHRDLAAAPLDHLTGAHLGGTAAADDLAAGQAALQEFMAADLAIIGAPMYNFTIPSQLKAWIDRLAVAGVTFRYTENGSEGLAGAKKIIVASSRGGFYSEGTAGAALDHQEAYLRSVFGFFGITDVSVIRAEGVAMGPEARDTAIEQARGLIATIAA
- a CDS encoding aminotransferase class V-fold PLP-dependent enzyme, which gives rise to MFPIAKSHFPALEDDVAHFAAGGQTPLPAAAMTAINDFARRKGAGQAGYNAHQALVNETRQRTARILGVSADDIAFLGSASDAISRVIQAIDWRAGDNAVMPALDYASGRAALQQLAPLGVSLRQVEAAGWICDEADLIAACDARTRLVYVSQINPRTGQAMDIARIHAALSPRGIIVLNDATHALCAQSVDGTAADITVSSCYKFVMASFMGVLCTGTPNGRALMPKGAGWHAMGETGPKRWEYGNVPHLDVAILHGSLGWQEGLGDMAARGDYLLAVADQIGALVTGAGYPIVPRDGGRASQNICVIGGGDIAALGAHLETQRIRIWYDLGRLRLSAQIFNDAADLDRLACALA
- a CDS encoding pyrroloquinoline quinone-dependent dehydrogenase, whose product is MKLTTLLQSSAALLVLGTIPALAQTAITDEMLANPPAGEWINYGQNQENYRHSPLTQITADNVGQLQLVWARGMEAGKIQVTPLVHDGVMYLANPGDVIQAIDAATGDLIWEHRRQLPNIATLNSFGEPTRGMALYGTNVYFVSWDNHLVALDTSTGQVVFDVDRGQGTDMVSNSSGPIVANGVIVAGSTCQYSPFGCFVSGHDSATGEELWRNTFIPRAGEEGDETWGNDYEARWMTGVWGQITYDPVGGLVHYGTSAVGPAAEIQRGTVGGSMYGTNTRFAVRPETGEIVWRHQTLPRDNWDQECTFEMMVVNVDVQPSAEMEGLHAINPDAATGERRVVTGVPCKNGTMWQFDAETGEFLWARDTSYQNLIESVDPDGLVHVNEDLVVTELEVAYEICPTFLGGRDWPSAALNPDTGIYFIPLNNACSGMTAVDQEFSSLDVYNVSLDYKLSPGSENMGRIDAIDISTGRTLWSAERYASNYAPVLSTGGGVLFNGGTDRYFRALSQETGETLWQTRLATVASGQAISYEIDGVQYVAIGGGGTSYGSNHNRALTERIDSTAIGSAIYVFALPQQ
- a CDS encoding aldo/keto reductase, producing the protein MITRELGQGLRVSALSLGAMGYGKARALPDRAQMIDLIRAAHERGMNFFDTAEVYGPWTNEEMVGEAIAPIRDQVILATKFGWDIDQATGVHRGGVNSRPSQIRSALEGSLRRLRTDYIDLYYQHRVDPDVPIEDVAGTVKDMIAEGKVRYFGMSEAGAASIRRAHAVQPVTALQSKYSLWTREPEAEIIPLLQELGIGFVPFSPLGRGFLTGKITAETTFDAGDLRADIPRFADKARAANQALVDLITRIGMRHGATPAQVALAWLLAQKPWIVPLFGTRSLSRFEENIGALDVTLTPADLAEIEAANITIQGARYPEATLKFSGR